The genomic window GAATGCCGGCTTGCCAATTTCCAAGGCAACATCAATTTTTTTTACATCTTTTGGAATAGGTAACCCCAGATCGCCGATAACGATGTAGTCTGTGTGACCTAGATCATCTAAAACTTTTGCAATTTCACTATTCAACATGCCACGCTTTTTCAAAAAATTCACTCGCTTTCATTTGCTCTAGTTTAGGCATACCACCTTGAGCACCCAATTTTTTTACCGACATAGAAGCGGCCAGATTTGCATAAGTGATACTAGCTTCCAGGGAAAGTCCATTGAGTATTCCGGCGGCTAAAGCACCATTGAATGTATCCCCGGCACCAGTCGTATCAACCGGTGTTGTCTTGAAGGCTGGAACTAATACCTCCTTTTGTCCGTTGTTGACTAAAGCGCCTGTTGCACCCATTGTGATAATCAGTTTATTTGGGTACTCGGCAAGTACATCAGATAGTTCCTTATCCGGAAATAGTACTTTAAATTCGTGTTCATTCGGCGTTAAGTAAGAGACCTTATCGATCACGTCTTTACTCAGTGATCGTGCCGGGGCAGGGTTTAGGATCGTTGGGATGCCATGCTCAAAACAGAAGGTAATGATTGCCTCATTTGTCTCCTGTGGAATTTCATGCTGCAGCATAACCAAATCACTCTCAAGTAGCTGGGTATAGAGAGGTGTGTTTAATTGATCCGGTGTGAAACAGTTATTCGCACTTGGCACAACAATAATGCTGTTGTCACCTTGGAAAAGTGTGATATGTGCAGAACCAGAAGCACAATGTGTAACCCGTTCCACATGCGTTACATCAATCCCTTCCTCTGCAAGATTGGCGATGATTTCTTGTCCAAATGTATCGTTGCCGACACAGCCGAACATCTGAACAGCTGCGCCTAAACGTTTTGCCGCAACTGCTTGATTGGCCCCTTTCCCCCCAAACGAGGTTTGGAAGCTATTGCCAAATACAGTTTCACCGTCTGCCGGCTTTTGATCTGTCTCTACAACAAAATCCACAGATAGACTGCCGATCACAGCAATTTTTTTCATACGTTCGCCTACTTTCTTAAGGTATCTCTTTCCTGAAGAAAAACAGGAAGCTTGATTTTATTTTTTGACACTGGTTGCTCATTCATTAGATTGAATAGGAGTTCAGCACCATCCCAGCCAATTTGATAAGCCGGTTGATGAATGGTTGATAGTCTTGGGAAAACCAGATTACTGATAGGGATATCATCGTAGCCGACGATTTGAAATTCCTCTGGTATCTTTAGCCCTCTGCGATTCGCTGCCTGTAAAATGGCGATTGCATGGGTATCGCTGGGCGCAATGACACTATCAACCTCAGGAAATTTTATAAACAATTCCTCCGCGGTTTCTTCTGCCGATTGAAATTGAAAAGAACTGGCTTGTAAAATATCATAGGTATAATTCGCTTTTTTTAAGGTGTACTCGACACTTAGTAAACGATCACGCGAACGCGTGACATTCTCTGGTCCCGCAACAACAACGATGTTTGTCGGTTTTCCTTTGATGATGGCTTCAGCTGCCAGCTCCCCACCCAATAGATCATCTGAAAAAACAGCATATTCGGCTTCGCTGTCTACTCGGTCCAATACGACAAGTGGTTTATTGAAGAGGCCTTTTGAATCACTGGCAACAGCAGATAAAACACCGGAGACATTGTTTTGACTGAACACACGCAAATAATCTGTCCCTTTTACGGCATCCTCCTGTACATTGCCCAAAATCACCTGATAGCCCTTTTGATTCATATTGTCCTCAACACCCTTTGCAATCAAAGGGAAGAAGGGGTTGGATATATCGGGTAAAAGCAATCCAACCAATTTTGATTTTTTTTGATAAAGAGAACGAGCGACTTCATTTGGTGAGAAATCCAGCTCGGCAATTGCTTGTTCAATTTTTTCTCGTGCGTCTTTACTGACATATCCACTTTCATTCATTGCTCTGGATACCGTAGCAACAGAAACACCTGCTAATTTTGCAACATCACGAATTGTAGCCATAAGAACCTCCTGTGTGTAACCGATTACACATTCATAATAACATCTTTTTTTATAATTGCAAGCGTTTTTTTCAAAAGATAATTGTCGAGCTTTGTATAAGGGGGAGAAACTTATTGAATAGTCTGCGGTTTCTATCCATTCATGATAAAATGAGTTTAGACTGAAATGAATGGTATATAGAATAGGGCTATCTTATAACGAGATATCGATAAAATGCTAGAAGCATTGTGTATCGGGAAAAGGATAGTGGGCAAACATTCGAGTTCAGAGTGAACAAGTAGAAGGAGAAAATAGACGAAGATGCGAAATATTAAATTAACAATCGAATATGATGGTGGAAGATACCTTGGATGGCAAAGGCTTGGCAACTCAGATAAGACGATTCAAGGAAAAATAGAGAACCTTCTAACACAGATGACAGGGGAAAAAATTGAGATCATCGGGTCGGGGAGAACCGACGCCGGCACACACGCACGAGGGCAGATTGCCAATTTCAAGACGAATGCGGAACTTGATATAGCAGAGATGATCAGCACACTCAATCATCAGCTGCCGCGAGATATTGTCATCAAAGATATCGAAGAGGTACCAGAACGATTCCATGCCCGATATAATGCGACTGGAAAAGCGTACAGCTATTATGTTTGGAATGATGTAATTCCATCGGCTTTTGAACGCAATTACAGCTTTCACTACCCACAAGAGCTTGATTTTGATGTGATGAATCAGGCCTGTGAGAAATTACTTGGAAAGCATGATTTTATTGGGTTTTCTGCACTGAAAAAGACAAAGAAATCAACGATTCGTACGATTGAAAAGCTTTCGATCGAAAGAGAGGGCAATCTGCTTCATTTTACATTTGTCGGCGATGGCTTTCTGCATAAGATGGTTCGAATCATCATGGGCACACTTTTGGAAATCGGGTCCGGTGCATCGAAGCTAGACGTGATCGATGAGGTACTTGAAAACAAGGTCAGACAAGAGGCGGGAGAAACAGTGCCGGCACAAGGGCTGTTTTTGGATGAAGTGTATTATCGTTGATTGTTACAATTATTGAAGAACATCATGGATAGATTCACTATCAAGTAAAGAGTCAGCCAGATGAATCGACAAGCTGCTGTGCAAAGGAGCACATGCTAGCCTGTCGGTTTATTTTGGTATGTGCCCCAATCATATTTATGGACAAGTAGCAGAATATTTACTAGATTAAGAGAAAGAAATGACGACCGATTTATTGAAAGGAGAGAGGCTAGATGAAGTCACGCAAAGGACTATTAGGACTATTCAGTATTTTTAGTGTGGGTACGATATTGTTGCTCGGTGCTTGCCAGAGTCAGAAAGTAAAGCCTGATGCTAGTCAAGTCTCTACAACAAGGACCTCTGACTCGTTCAGCACGACAACTACCACGACAGAACCAAGTTCAACCACCCAAACATCAGAGGAGAAGGAAGTGACGCAACCAGTGAAAAACTTTGAACAAGGCACACTATTGGCTGCTGCAGAGCAACGGAATACCGACCAAATCAAAGAAATTCTTCAAGATCCGGATTATGTGATTGATGAAGTGGACGGGGAAAACAATACTCCGTTGAACATCGCTGTTCATAATAACGATGTGGAGATGACAAAGGCATTGATTGATCGTGGCGCAGATATCAATAAGCAAAACAATATCAGTGACAGTCCCTATCTATATGCAGGTGCCCAAGGTCGAACAGAAATTCTGGCGTACATGTTGGCACATGCAGAACCAAATCTATCTGTTCACAATCGTTTCGGAGGAAATGCGTTAATACCAGCTGCTGAAAAAGGACATATCGAGAATGTTAAGCTATTATTGGCAGATGGTCGTGAGGATATCGATTTTCAAAATAATTATGGCTATACAGCGTTGATCGAAGCTGTTGGCTTACGTGAAGGCACGGCATTGTATCAAGAAATCGTCCGAGTGTTGATGGAGAATGGTGCTAATCAGCATATCACAGATAACTCCGGACGAACTGCGATGGATTATGCTGAACAAAATGGTTATACGGAAATCCGTACGATTTTGTCGGAGTATAACTAAAAATTGAGAATAAAGAACACCTACAACAATTAACCAGCTATGGAGTTTCCCCTCCGTAGGTGGTTGTTTTTGTTTTCTGAGAGATAAAATCAGCGGATATATGAAAAATAAAAAAATTTGTGGTACGACATATAAGACCTTTTTATTGATACTGAACATAAGCATGTAAAGTAGGCGTATCAGTACTTTAAAAAAATAAATGAAAAATTTTGTACATGTCTGAGTGTGTACAAACTAATGAGGAGCAAGGGATAAATGAAAGCGAAAAAAATCATAGGATTAGCAGGTGCCGTTTTTTTAGGTGCTTCGATGGGGATCATAACTAGCCAGTCAGCCTGGGCGGATACAGTGACTGATTTTGAGACAGTGAATGGCCAGCTGGTGGTCAGTACTTCCATAGATGGTCAGTCAAAAACAATGGCAGATGGTTCTGAGATTCGAAAGGACGGAGAGCGCTGGTACAACGATTTTGGTGAAGTCACAATTACTTATAATGAAACCGTGGAGAAGGATGTACCGGTAGGACAGTCTATTCCGACTGAAGTGTTGGAGCCATCACTGGAGCAAATAGAGTCGTTCCCACCTGTAGTCACACAGACCATTGAAATGACCGTGTCTAACTTGGAAACCACTTCTAATCTGCCACAACCAGATTTGCAGACACCGGAAGTTTTTCCTCCAACAGTGATTGAAGAGGTCCCGATAACGGAGCCGACTCAACCGCCTATTTCGACCAAAGATTTGCTTGAAACGGAGGCCACTGATTCAATGCTGAATGAGCCGCAACCAGTACCACCAATTGTAGAAACATCGAGTAAAGAGGAACGATCTGTCGTTCCGAAAGAACAAGGGATCGACTCGCAGGAGGCTGAACCATCAGCACAAATAATGGACGATCAGTTGACAAGCATTGATACAGCTACTGATACAGCGGTGGATAGTAAAGCGCCAAATACAGAAGCAATAACTCCTGCTATAGCACTAGACACTTTCCCTAAAACCAATGAACAATGTTCTGCCACCTTAGGGATTTCTGGAGTCGTGCTGTTCGTTGTTGGTATACTTGGTGTGTTTTTCAAATGGAGGGGTCCTCGCGCGGATAGTTAAATAGATAGAAAATCTGAGTTGAGATAGCAAATATAGCTTGGAAAAAAGAAAGAGGGAGCTGTTTTACATGGAAACGAAAAATCTACTGAAACAAACGGATTTACTGAAACAAGTTGTTGGTCTTGTCTTGTTGGGGATAGGCTTTTGGGCAATGGACCCTTTATCTGGATTTATTCCTAATCTGGGTTTCTTTTCGCTGGCGATTGCTGGTTCATTGGCGTTCATTATTGGGCTAGATAAGACATCTTTCGTTCGGCTGTTTCAAAAGCCGACCCATTTCTGGAAAAACTTTGGAAAGTACCTGGCTCTTGCCGTTGCTTATGGAGTTGTTGCCGGAGGTGCTGTTCAGTTGTTGATTCATGGGACAAAGGCTAACCCGCAGAGTGACAATCCGTGGATCTTTTTGATCCTGCCGATCGCATTGATTGGTGAAGAGCTGTTTTCTATTTACATCCTGGAACTTGCTGATAAATACACAAGCACAACCGTTGCAAGTCTGATTTCCTGTGTGATTTTTGGGTTGATCCATACGGCGACCTATTACCATGATTCACTGTTGATTACGGTAATACAGGTGTTGATTCTGCAAGGAGGCGCACGTTGGTTTTTCAATCAGTCGTACCTTAAATCGGAACGTTCGATCTGGACAAGCTATGCGGTCCATGTTGCGCTGGATTGTCTGATGTTTGCCATTCCGCTATTATTTCATGGATAGTCTGATTTGCAACTAGTTGAGTGCTTGTGTGGAGAAAAATGTTGTACCGATATAGAAAAAGCAGATGGGAAAAGTATGGGCTAGCTTGTTTTCGTGTCAGTCCAAAAGAACCTTCAGTTCGTTTGCTAATGCATCCTGGTTCAACTCATAAAAGAACGTGAGCAGCTCCTTTGCTTTTGCGCGACCATTTACTGCATCACCACGCTTGATTAGCAAGATATAGCTGAAATATTTGGCGATAGCATGATGAAAGAACTCTTTATAGTCGGTACTAAGCAGTTTCAATTGTTGGATCAGCACCTCTGCATAATCAAGAAATTCGTGTTTTATTGCTTGATTGATCAAATTAATCAGCATCGCACAAAAAATTTCACGGCCTTTGTCATATTCACTGTATAAACTGAACGATTTTGAGACACTTCTGAATAGTGGGAAGTGGGCATTAAAGTCTAGAAATTCGATCGTATTTCCGAACAATTGGACTTCATGAAGGGTCCAGGTTTCTACTCGTAACAAGTACTCTTGGATGCAATGTCGATCTTCTTCAAGAGTGCGGGTAGTGTCGAAATGACCAGTTTTCTTAAAGTGCTCGATGATTCGAATGCGACATCGCACCTCTGCACGATGGACGTTGTCGATCAGATTATCTTTTTCAGAGAGTTCAGCAAACAGCTTTTTCAATGAAACAAGGTCGTGTGAATTTGCGTATTTAGAGATACGATAGATATAATCAGAGTATTCATTCAGGAGATATCCTTTGTTGATAAATAAGAATTCATCCATGTCCATGGATAGTCGATCCAATACCTCAATCAGAAGCGCTGTAGAGATACTGTG from Enterococcus sp. 9E7_DIV0242 includes these protein-coding regions:
- the rbsK gene encoding ribokinase, with the protein product MKKIAVIGSLSVDFVVETDQKPADGETVFGNSFQTSFGGKGANQAVAAKRLGAAVQMFGCVGNDTFGQEIIANLAEEGIDVTHVERVTHCASGSAHITLFQGDNSIIVVPSANNCFTPDQLNTPLYTQLLESDLVMLQHEIPQETNEAIITFCFEHGIPTILNPAPARSLSKDVIDKVSYLTPNEHEFKVLFPDKELSDVLAEYPNKLIITMGATGALVNNGQKEVLVPAFKTTPVDTTGAGDTFNGALAAGILNGLSLEASITYANLAASMSVKKLGAQGGMPKLEQMKASEFFEKAWHVE
- a CDS encoding LacI family DNA-binding transcriptional regulator — translated: MATIRDVAKLAGVSVATVSRAMNESGYVSKDAREKIEQAIAELDFSPNEVARSLYQKKSKLVGLLLPDISNPFFPLIAKGVEDNMNQKGYQVILGNVQEDAVKGTDYLRVFSQNNVSGVLSAVASDSKGLFNKPLVVLDRVDSEAEYAVFSDDLLGGELAAEAIIKGKPTNIVVVAGPENVTRSRDRLLSVEYTLKKANYTYDILQASSFQFQSAEETAEELFIKFPEVDSVIAPSDTHAIAILQAANRRGLKIPEEFQIVGYDDIPISNLVFPRLSTIHQPAYQIGWDGAELLFNLMNEQPVSKNKIKLPVFLQERDTLRK
- the truA gene encoding tRNA pseudouridine(38-40) synthase TruA encodes the protein MRNIKLTIEYDGGRYLGWQRLGNSDKTIQGKIENLLTQMTGEKIEIIGSGRTDAGTHARGQIANFKTNAELDIAEMISTLNHQLPRDIVIKDIEEVPERFHARYNATGKAYSYYVWNDVIPSAFERNYSFHYPQELDFDVMNQACEKLLGKHDFIGFSALKKTKKSTIRTIEKLSIEREGNLLHFTFVGDGFLHKMVRIIMGTLLEIGSGASKLDVIDEVLENKVRQEAGETVPAQGLFLDEVYYR
- a CDS encoding ankyrin repeat domain-containing protein; this translates as MKSRKGLLGLFSIFSVGTILLLGACQSQKVKPDASQVSTTRTSDSFSTTTTTTEPSSTTQTSEEKEVTQPVKNFEQGTLLAAAEQRNTDQIKEILQDPDYVIDEVDGENNTPLNIAVHNNDVEMTKALIDRGADINKQNNISDSPYLYAGAQGRTEILAYMLAHAEPNLSVHNRFGGNALIPAAEKGHIENVKLLLADGREDIDFQNNYGYTALIEAVGLREGTALYQEIVRVLMENGANQHITDNSGRTAMDYAEQNGYTEIRTILSEYN
- a CDS encoding CPBP family intramembrane glutamic endopeptidase; its protein translation is METKNLLKQTDLLKQVVGLVLLGIGFWAMDPLSGFIPNLGFFSLAIAGSLAFIIGLDKTSFVRLFQKPTHFWKNFGKYLALAVAYGVVAGGAVQLLIHGTKANPQSDNPWIFLILPIALIGEELFSIYILELADKYTSTTVASLISCVIFGLIHTATYYHDSLLITVIQVLILQGGARWFFNQSYLKSERSIWTSYAVHVALDCLMFAIPLLFHG
- a CDS encoding helix-turn-helix domain-containing protein — encoded protein: MNFGPMVRHIRLKKGFSQKEIYTGIISKSYAIEFEKGKHSISTALLIEVLDRLSMDMDEFLFINKGYLLNEYSDYIYRISKYANSHDLVSLKKLFAELSEKDNLIDNVHRAEVRCRIRIIEHFKKTGHFDTTRTLEEDRHCIQEYLLRVETWTLHEVQLFGNTIEFLDFNAHFPLFRSVSKSFSLYSEYDKGREIFCAMLINLINQAIKHEFLDYAEVLIQQLKLLSTDYKEFFHHAIAKYFSYILLIKRGDAVNGRAKAKELLTFFYELNQDALANELKVLLD